Below is a window of Saprospiraceae bacterium DNA.
ATTAGGTTATAAACTTAATTGGCGAATGTTGAACGCAAAGAATTTTGGTGTACCTCAGGACAGAATCAGATTTTTTTTTTAGTTGGCTCCTTGATGAAAAAATAATTTTGGAATCTATAGAAACACATTCAGAAGAAAACAATTCATCCAAATTAAAACCTGTTTTAACACTAGAAGAAGCAATAAATGATTTACCTATTCCAGTAAGGGATGTTGATGAATACCCTTACAATAAAAAGCCACTTAATGATTATCAAAAGAAAATGAGAAAAAGGTTCTGATAAGGTATATAATCATGAACCTATGAGACATACACAAAGAATTATTGAGAGATTTAAACATATCCCTATTAACGGTAGTATTTTAAATGCCCCGTCAAGTCATCGCAACAGAACAAGAGGTGATGTTGATGTTTTATCAGAGAAAGTTTATTCTCAAAATCATAGAAGGCTTAACCCAAAAGAACCTAGTAAAACTATAACTGCATCTTTCTATTCAAGTTTTATTCATTCTTATCAAGACCGAAATTTAACAGTAAGAGAGGCAGCCCGAATTCAGGGTTTTCCAGACAAATTCAGGTTTTTAGGTAAGCGGACAACATTAAGTAATAAATTACTTGCTAAAAAAGGGATACATGAAGATATACATCTCGACCAATTTAATCAAGTTGGCAATGCAGTATCTCCAATAGTCGCAAAGCATTAGGTAAACTAATATTAAAGCATTTGAAATGAAGAAAAAGACTCTAAATAGTTTAGATTTATTTTCAGGAGCAGGTGGATTTTCATTGGGCTTGCATAATGCTGGAATAAATACATTCGCAGCAATTGAGCAAGATAAATTCGCTGCTGAAACATTTAAAATTAATTTCCCTAAAGCGAAAGTTTACCAACGTGATATAACTACTTTCTCAAACGAAGAAATTAAAAAGTAAATTTTCAAAAATTGATATAATAGTTGGTGGTCCTCCTTGCCAAGGCTTCTCTGTCGCTGGACCTTATAAGTTTGGTATTCTAGATGACAGAAATAATTTAGTTCAAGAGTACTTGAGGTTTGTATCAGTGATCAATCCAAATATTTGTGTTTTGGAAAATGTAAAAAACATAATGAATGGAAAACTGAAATCTAAACAAAGTGTAATTGAACATGTCCTTGAACATTTTGACAAGTTAGAATATAATGTTAAAATATATACTCTTTTGCTCCTAACTTTGGGGTGCCCCCAGTCAAGAACGAGTTTTCATTATTGCAATAAAGAAAAAATCAAAAAATTGAGTTTCCTGAAATAATTGAAACTCACGGTACAAAAAAAGCATGGGTAACAGTTTCAGAAGCACTAGATGACTTACCATTAATTGACTCTGGAGAAGGATTTGATTTAGAGCCCAATAAATTCAATTACAATTTCAAACCTAAATCAGATTATCAGAAACTTATGAGAATTAATTCTAATGGAATTTATAATCATGTAGCAATGCAACATACTAAAAGGCTTATAGAACGATTTAAACATATTCCCCAAGGTGGCTCATTGCTTGATGTCCCAACAGAACATGGACAAAGGCAAAGAAATGGATCAAAATTGGATGAAAAACCTAGGTTCAAAATGAACAATCAAAGGTTAGACCCTAAAAATATTTCACAGTGTGTTACAGCTTCTTTTCAATCAACATTCGTTCACCCAAAACTTGACCGAAACTTGACAGCTAGGGAGGGTGCTAGACTTCAATCGTTTCCTGATACATTTATTTTTTACTGGGCCGAGAACATTAATGAGTAAAACACTTTTAATTAGAGAGAAAAGAGAAGATGAAATTGGTCTTTCTCAATACAACCAAATTGGTAACGCAGTTCCACCATTGCTTGCAGAGGCTATTGGCAAAGCAATATTAAAAGTAGCTTTAAAATAGAATAAGAATGGAATTAGATGCATTAATTCAAAAA
It encodes the following:
- a CDS encoding DNA cytosine methyltransferase; this encodes MRHTQRIIERFKHIPINGSILNAPSSHRNRTRGDVDVLSEKVYSQNHRRLNPKEPSKTITASFYSSFIHSYQDRNLTVREAARIQGFPDKFRFLGKRTTLSNKLLAKKGIHEDIHLDQFNQVGNAVSPIVAKH
- a CDS encoding DNA cytosine methyltransferase; protein product: MKKKTLNSLDLFSGAGGFSLGLHNAGINTFAAIEQDKFAAETFKINFPKAKVYQRDITTFSNEEIKK
- a CDS encoding DNA cytosine methyltransferase, which translates into the protein MDIIVGGPPCQGFSVAGPYKFGILDDRNNLVQEYLRFVSVINPNICVLENVKNIMNGKLKSKQSVIEHVLEHFDKLEYNVKIYTLLLLTLGCPQSRTSFHYCNKEKIKKLSFLK
- a CDS encoding DNA cytosine methyltransferase yields the protein MRINSNGIYNHVAMQHTKRLIERFKHIPQGGSLLDVPTEHGQRQRNGSKLDEKPRFKMNNQRLDPKNISQCVTASFQSTFVHPKLDRNLTAREGARLQSFPDTFIFYWAENINE
- a CDS encoding DNA cytosine methyltransferase, coding for MSKTLLIREKREDEIGLSQYNQIGNAVPPLLAEAIGKAILKVALK